One window from the genome of Salvia miltiorrhiza cultivar Shanhuang (shh) chromosome 7, IMPLAD_Smil_shh, whole genome shotgun sequence encodes:
- the LOC130993749 gene encoding uncharacterized protein LOC130993749 — translation MNIISWNVRGFNDETRRALHDHCKRFSPILMGIYEPKNDFIKIPTAFWNSIGLFPAFQNFRHGRSPNIWVCAAPHVTVSLVFSSNQTIIVDCTWKNFSFRAAFIHGDNSPSERRRLWIDLLTFIVGKVVCIGDFNAVKGAHERKSTCLPNATSCTEFGDFISASGMIESNTTGLFFTWYGRRNMPSHVESVLDRCLFSNDFADLWDSLNTHVLPRFTSDHSPLIFQCFERAAIKHRPFKFLNMWLVHQDFRDFVKNSWKEPIGVSCPLLKIMVKLKRLRTSLKRWNKEVFGHVDVGINQFQAALERVQQRIAVEGYSAPLFDKEVEIQARLGTMLLRKDLLLKQKSRIRWLNDGDRNTNFFHNSIKVRRKQLHLPQLNIDGTDSFDQDEIAAHIVSYFSTLFSDSVATHVTTDDVRNLVNNSVSQTHNSLLTSTPLDEEIKAAVFDLGGDSAAGPDGFTGIFFQHCWEIIKADICLAVRTFFIKNYLPQGLNSNTLILIPKKEVVTTVADLRPIVLSNFFFKILSKILASRLSSVAADCVSQNQFGFIRGRLIHDCIMIGSEGVNCMNRSCNGKNMACKVDIKKAFDTLSWRFILCAMEAMGFDQRFLNWISTIFGSARISILYNGQLCGYFSCSRGVRQGDPLSPIIFGIAEDVLSCMFMKAVKDGCLTPMSMSRANNFPTHLLYADDILLFCKASTKNARTIRNILQRYGELSGQICSREKSHIYFAKGVSLSYQRQIGRILHFRVGLMPMTYLGAPLFVGRPKAIHLAAIKDRIIHKFSRWNGSQLSIAGRICLIRSVIQSSLVHTMMVYKWPNSLLKELDRSCRNFIWTGNVNKRPTCAVSWDRACAIKEEGGLGIRSFETMNDSFLMKLAWKVIGRRQFGFDMMRCRYLNEASRPRSALLTSSIWIGIRKLIPDLLEDSYCLLGKGASVYFWHDDWLGYSIADKINLPNFMRSRLNQTVSNYFYDGVWHFSQEFIDEFPYIICDILLLPIGEEEDVRLWKPSVHGEVTSALAFASKCHRFPTVNWGRWLWENYIPVRRSITCWRVILNRLPTRDKLIRQGLISPNYCSLCFHEAEDLNHIFWSCDKIQPVWTEFLGWFNQMDGRLCADIHSFLIFSWSIKVSSQINALWKLGVISVIWAIWNARNKSHFDGVAFHGRAILCFIKSTFMEVDISFPKLGCIDNTWTDYLTVRQLGVSVHQRPPPDFTSVYWSPPAYSWIKANTDGSAVGAPGRICAGGVFRDWRGFVRGCFHVEGGTGFAFEAELLGIITAIDFAHQCGWFKIWIEADSTYVVSILSTKSDRVPWRFKALWRRTLSLLDNMEFRITHIFREGNVPADIMASPHTPEGRWNHNIQLIHDAVIRDFRLGFLLGTVSFDFIRTLGGRSVAALEELLRLDAGDGRTWEQIAVNFWLCFLDGGAWELRAPDCWCRRLTGLLSATSFRFRFGLSEPGWFGGDG, via the exons ATGAATATCATATCTTGGAATGTTAGGGGCTTCAATGATGAAACTCGTCGAGCCCTGCACGACCATTGTAAGAGATTCTCTCCTATTCTTATGGGTATTTATGAACCTAAGAATGACTTTATAAAAATTCCAACTGCTTTCTGGAATTCTATCGGTCTTTTTCCGGCTTTCCAGAATTTCAGGCACGGACGGAGTCCGAATATTTGGGTTTGCGCGGCTCCGCATGTTACCGTTTCTTTGGTCTTCTCTTCCAACCAAACTATTATTGTTGATTGCACTTGGAAGAACTTCTCGTTCCGGGCTGCGTTTATTCATGGAGATAATTCTCCTTCAGAGCGTCGACGGCTGTGGATCGATCTGCTGACCTTTATTGTGGGGAAAGTGGTTTGCATCGGGGActttaatgcggtgaaaggaGCACATGAAAGAAAGAGCACTTGTCTCCCCAATGCTACGTCTTGTACAGAGTTTGGCGATTTTATCTCGGCCTCGGGAATGATTGAATCGAACACTACGGGCCTTTTCTTCACATGGTACGGAAGACGTAATATGCCTTCTCATGTTGAGTCTGTCCTGGATCGCTGTTTGTTTTCCAATGATTTTGCGGATTTGTGGGACTCCCTTAACACTCATGTTCTGCCAAGATTTACTTCGGACCATTCGCCTCTTATTTTTCAGTGTTTTGAGAGAGCTGCGATAAAACATCGGCCGTTCAAATTTCTTAATATGTGGCTGGTGCATCAGGATTTTCGGGATTTTGTGAAAAACTCTTGGAAGGAGCCTATTGGCGTGAGCTGCCCTTTACTGAAGATTATGGTGAAGCTGAAAAGGCTGAGAACGAGTCTCAAACGTTGGAACAAAGAAGTTTTTGGCCATGTGGATGTGGGTATTAACCAATTTCAGGCTGCGTTAGAGAGGGTTCAACAGCGTATTGCGGTGGAAGGTTACTCGGCCCCGCTTTTTGATAAAGAAGTGGAGATCCAGGCTCGTTTGGGCACGATGCTCTTACGGAAAGATCTGTTGCTTAAGCAGAAAAGTCGAATTCGTTGGCTAAATGATGGGGATAGAAACACTAATTTCTTCCACAATTCGATTAAAGTTCGTAGAAAGCAACTGCACCTCCCGCAATTAAATATTGATGGGACAGACTCCTTTGATCAAGATGAGATTGCTGCGCATATTGTTAGTTATTTCTCCACCTTATTCTCTGATTCGGTTGCTACGCATGTCACGACTGATGATGTGAGAAATCTGGTGAATAATTCTGTTTCTCAGACACATAATTCCCTCCTTACTAGCACTCCGCTGGATGAAGAGATAAAAGCTGCGGTTTTTGATTTAGGGGGTGATAGTGCGGCTGGCCCTGATGGTTTCACTGGGATTTTCTTTCAACACTGCTGGGAAATCATTAAAGCCGATATTTGTCTGGCTGTCAGGACGTTCTTCATCAAGAACTATCTGCCTCAAGGTCTTAATTCAAACACGTTGATTCTTATTCCGAAAAAGGAAGTGGTTACCACGGTGGCGGACTTACGTCCTATTGTTCTTTCAaacttcttttttaaaattctctCGAAGATTCTGGCCTCTAGACTCAGCTCTGTGGCTGCGGATTGCGTCTCGCAGAATCAATTTGGGTTTATACGTGGTCGCTTGATTCACGATTGCATTATGATCGGCTCCGAAGGTGTTAACTGCATGAATCGTTCTTGCAATGGCAAGAACATGGCTTGTAAAGTGGATATAAAAAAGGCTTTTGATACGTTGAGCTGGCGTTTTATCTTGTGTGCTATGGAGGCAATGGGTTTTGATCAACGGTTCTTGAATTGGATTTCTACTATCTTTGGTTCGGCCCGTATTTCTATCTTGTACAACGGCCAACTTTGTGGTTACTTCTCTTGCTCTCGTGGGGTAAGACAAGGTGACCCGCTTTCGCCTATTATTTTTGGTATTGCTGAGGACGTGCTTAGTTGTATGTTTATGAAGGCGGTCAAAGATGGTTGTCTGACGCCTATGAGTATGAGTCGTGCTAATAACTTTCCTACTCACCTGTTATATGCCGACGACATTCTCTTGTTCTGTAAGGCTTCTACCAAGAATGCTCGTACTATTCGCAACATATTACAGCGATATGGGGAACTCTCGGGTCAAATTTGCAGCAGAGAAAAATCGCACATTTATTTTGCCAAAGGTGTTTCTTTAAGTTATCAAAGGCAAATTGGCAGGATCCTCCATTTTCGTGTGGGGCTGATGCCTATGACTTATCTGGGAGCCCCTCTCTTTGTCGGAAGACCCAAAGCTATTCACCTTGCCGCGATAAAAGATAGAATTATCCACAAGTTCTCTCGTTGGAATGGCTCTCAACTCTCTATTGCGGGACGTATTTGTCTCATTCGCTCTGTCATTCAGAGCTCCTTAGTTCACACGATGATGGTCTATAAATGGCCTAATTCTCTTCTTAAGGAGTTGGATAGATCTTGTAGAAACTTCATTTGGACAGGGAATGTTAATAAAAGGCCGACTTGTGCTGTGAGCTGGGACCGTGCCTGTGCAATCAAGGAGGAAGGAGGTTTAGGGATTAGATCGTTTGAAACGATGAACGATTCCTTTCTGATGAAGCTTGCTTGGAAAGTGATTGGGAGGCGTCAGTTTGGATTTGATATGATGAGATGCAGATACTTGAATGAGGCGAGTAGGCCTCGATCGGCGCTTCTAACTTCCTCGATCTGGATTGGCATTAGAAAGTTGATTCCTGATCTGCTTGAGGATTCTTATTGCCTTTTAGGGAAAGGAGCTTCGGTGTACTTTTGGCATGATGATTGGTTAGGCTACTCTATTGCTGATAAGATTAATCTGCCAAATTTCATGCGCTCTAGATTAAATCAAACGGTGTCTAACTACTTCTACGATGGGGTTTGGCATTTTTCTCAAGAGTTTATTGATGAATTTCCTTACATTATTTGTGACATTTTGCTGTTGCCGATTGGTGAGGAGGAAGATGTGAGATTATGGAAACCGTCTGTTCATGGGGAGGTTACGTCCGCCCTTGCCTTTGCCTCGAAATGCCACCGTTTTCCAACTGTTAATTGGGGTCGTTGGCTGTGGGAAAATTACATTCCTGTTCGTCGTTCCATTACTTGTTGGAGAGTTATTCTAAATCGACTGCCAACACGTGATAAACTTATTAGACAGGGTCTGATTTCTCCCAACTATTGCTCTCTTTGCTTTCACGAGGCTGAGGATCTAAATCATATCTTTTGGTCGTGTGATAAAATCCAACCTGTCTGGACGGAATTTTTGGGGTGGTTCAATCAGATGGATGGAAGACTTTGTGCTGACATCCAcagctttcttattttttcttggTCGATAAAGGTGAGCTCTCAAATTAATGCTCTTTGGAAACTTGGGGTGATTTCTGTGATTTGGGCGATTTGGAATGCACGTAATAAAAGTCATTTCGATGGTGTTGCTTTTCATGGCCGTGCTATTCTTTGCTTCATCAAGTCGACGTTCATGGAGGTGGATATTTCTTTTCCCAAGTTGGGATGTATTGACAATACTTGGACGGATTACTTAACGGTCAGGCAATTAGGTGTCAGTGTACATCAACGACCTCCACCGGATTTCACTTCGGTCTATTGGTCGCCACCTGCTTATTCTTGGATTAAAGCCAATACTGACGGTTCGGCGGTAGGGGCGCCAGGTCGGATATGTGCGGGAGGCGTCTTCAGAGATTGGAGAGGCTTTGTTAGAGGTTGCTTTCATGTGGAAGGAGGAACGGGTTTTGCTTTTGAGGCGGAACTGTTAGGCATCATTACGGCTATTGATTTTGCTCACCAATGCGGTTGGTTTAAGATTTGGATTGAAGCGGATTCTACTTATGTTGTTTCCATTCTGTCGACTAAATCAGATAGAGTACCATGGCGGTTTAAAGCTCTGTGGAGAAGAACTCTTTCGCTGCTTGATAATATGGAGTTTAGGATTACGCATATTTTTAGAGAAGGAAATGTTCCTGCTGACATTATGGCCAGTCCACATACTCCTGAGGGACGTTGGAACCATAACATTCAGCTGATCCATGACGCGGTCATTCGCGATTT TCGGCTCGGTTTTTTGCTTGGGACcgttagttttgattttattcgAACACTTGGCGGTCGTTCTGTAGCGGCTTTGGAAGAACTGCTGCGTTTGGATGCTGGAGACGGTCGAACGTGGGAACAAATAGCGGTGAACTTCTGGCTCTGTTTTTTGGATGGTGGCGCTTGGGAGCTGCGAGCTCCGGACTG TTGGTGTCGGCGTCTTACCGGCCTCCTGTCTGCGACTTCTTTTCGGTTTCGGTTTGGTTTGTCTGAGCCGGGTTGGTttgggggcgatggttag